In the genome of Magnolia sinica isolate HGM2019 chromosome 2, MsV1, whole genome shotgun sequence, one region contains:
- the LOC131235205 gene encoding uncharacterized protein LOC131235205 isoform X2, producing MEDLECFLMEGPDIWPGCPELENSFSSSLDAWWNGHISDLDGNDLNLTSLLEEGDSVHHQHSSSIGSTHQNEEQQQQQQREQEAEQQQQQQQQEQEAEQQQEVNRFLESDGFDSELFSLLEDGSTLRPSSSVGSINQIEQLQQQSNDDEGAEEEESDSEDKKANAPNSKNLVSERNRRKRLNQQLFSLRSLVPNITKIEVEMFDEERFVLKIGCNRAMGALSQVQRVIESLGLEITCNSVNQIDRDHMITTAFLRVKKKGVVTEEKLKNRAKTMALKLGLLLPNPSIH from the exons ATGGAGGATTTGGAGTGTTTCCTGATGGAGGGGCCAGACATTTGGCCAGGTTGTCCTGAGTTAGAGAACTCTTTCAGCTCTTCTTTGGATGCTTGGTGGAATGGCCACATCTCTGACTTAGACGGCAATGATTTAAATCTCACCTCTCTCTTGGAGGAAGGTGACTCAGTCCACCACCAGCATTCCTCGTCTATCGGTTCTACACACCAAAATGAagaacagcagcagcagcagcaacgagAACAAGAAGCagaacaacaacagcagcagcaacaacaagaaCAAGAAGCAGAACAACAACAAGAAGTTAATAGGTTCCTTGAATCAGATGGCTTTGATTCGGAACTCTTCTCCCTCTTAGAAGACGGATCAACCCTCCGACCATCATCGTCAGTTGGCTCTATAAACCAGATTGAACAACTACAACAACAGTCAAATGATGACGAGGGAGCGGAAGAGGAAGAATCGGATAGTGAAGATAAGAAGGCCAATGCACCCAACAGTAAgaacttggtatcagagcgaaaTAGGAGAAAACGGTTAAACCAGCAACTCTTCAGCCTGAGATCTCTCGTACCAAACATCACAAAG ATTGAAGTGGAGATGTTTGATGAAGAGAGGTTTGTGCTAAAGATCGGCTGCAATAGAGCAATGGGTGCACTGAGTCAAGTGCAGCGGGTGATAGAATCTCTAGGCTTAGAGATCACTTGCAATTCTGTCAACCAGATCGACCGTGATCACATGATCACCACCGCTTTCCTTCGT GTAAAGAAGAAAGGTGTTGTCACGGAAGAAAAGCTCAAGAATCGTGCGAAAACAATGGCATTGAAATTGGGTCTTCTTCTCCCAAATCCCTCAATTCATTAG
- the LOC131235205 gene encoding uncharacterized protein LOC131235205 isoform X1 has protein sequence MEDLECFLMEGPDIWPGCPELENSFSSSLDAWWNGHISDLDGNDLNLTSLLEEGDSVHHQHSSSIGSTHQNEEQQQQQQREQEAEQQQQQQQQEQEAEQQQEVNRFLESDGFDSELFSLLEDGSTLRPSSSVGSINQIEQLQQQSNDDEGAEEEESDSEDKKANAPNSKNLVSERNRRKRLNQQLFSLRSLVPNITKMDKRSILVDALAYLQSILQQIEREKENNNITEDSSCDDDSLVVQEEIPPMQPQELFPCDSPPAISQIEVEMFDEERFVLKIGCNRAMGALSQVQRVIESLGLEITCNSVNQIDRDHMITTAFLRVKKKGVVTEEKLKNRAKTMALKLGLLLPNPSIH, from the exons ATGGAGGATTTGGAGTGTTTCCTGATGGAGGGGCCAGACATTTGGCCAGGTTGTCCTGAGTTAGAGAACTCTTTCAGCTCTTCTTTGGATGCTTGGTGGAATGGCCACATCTCTGACTTAGACGGCAATGATTTAAATCTCACCTCTCTCTTGGAGGAAGGTGACTCAGTCCACCACCAGCATTCCTCGTCTATCGGTTCTACACACCAAAATGAagaacagcagcagcagcagcaacgagAACAAGAAGCagaacaacaacagcagcagcaacaacaagaaCAAGAAGCAGAACAACAACAAGAAGTTAATAGGTTCCTTGAATCAGATGGCTTTGATTCGGAACTCTTCTCCCTCTTAGAAGACGGATCAACCCTCCGACCATCATCGTCAGTTGGCTCTATAAACCAGATTGAACAACTACAACAACAGTCAAATGATGACGAGGGAGCGGAAGAGGAAGAATCGGATAGTGAAGATAAGAAGGCCAATGCACCCAACAGTAAgaacttggtatcagagcgaaaTAGGAGAAAACGGTTAAACCAGCAACTCTTCAGCCTGAGATCTCTCGTACCAAACATCACAAAG ATGGACAAGAGATCTATTCTCGTCGATGCTCTAGCTTACCTACAAAGCATTCTGCAACAAAttgagagggagaaggagaataaCAACATCACAGAGGACTCTTCCTGCGACGATGACTCCCTTGTTGTGCAGGAAGAAATCCCACCAATGCAACCTCAAGAATTATTTCCGTGCGATTCTCCTCCAGCTATATcacag ATTGAAGTGGAGATGTTTGATGAAGAGAGGTTTGTGCTAAAGATCGGCTGCAATAGAGCAATGGGTGCACTGAGTCAAGTGCAGCGGGTGATAGAATCTCTAGGCTTAGAGATCACTTGCAATTCTGTCAACCAGATCGACCGTGATCACATGATCACCACCGCTTTCCTTCGT GTAAAGAAGAAAGGTGTTGTCACGGAAGAAAAGCTCAAGAATCGTGCGAAAACAATGGCATTGAAATTGGGTCTTCTTCTCCCAAATCCCTCAATTCATTAG